DNA sequence from the Cetobacterium somerae genome:
TCTCATGACTAAATCTCCCTCACTTTATCGTTATTATTAAGAAGATATTGTCCTTGAACAACAACTTTATCTCCTTCTTTAAAATTCTCAAAATATATTTCTTGAAGATTTCCTTGAGAGATACCACGATCAACTTTATAAATAATGGATTGATTGTCACGAATAACTGCAATATATGAGTAAAGATCTTTAATCATAACAGCTTCTTGAGGAACAAAAAGTCCATTAATTTCCATTTGCTCCATTTCTACTTTACCATACATCCCTTTTAAAATAGATTTGTCATTATTAGGAATTTGTATTTTAATATTATATTTTTTTGTATTAGTATCAGCAGATAAATTTATTTCACTAACTTTTCCAATAACGGTTTTATCTAAATCTGAAATATAAACTTTAGCTTCTTTTTCAGGAGTTATATTTTTAATATCTTCTCCATTTACAGCAATTTTTATTTCCATTATATTATTTTCAATCACAGTTAACAGCTTAGAATTAGAAGATATTTTTTCGTTATTTTTAATATCCAAATCCGTTATGACTCCAGATATATCAGATTTTACAAAAAGTCTTTTATAATTATCATTGGCTCTTATAAAATTAGCTTCTGCAATTTTTAATTCACCTAAACTTTGCTCCATATTATTTTTAGATTGAAGATACAGTTCCTCTGAAATAAGTTTCTTTTCAAATAAATTTTTATATTTTTCAAAGGAAATCTTAGATGTATTATAATTTGATCTAGATTTAATTAGTGTACCTTCTGCTTCAAAATAGCTAGCTTCAGTAGCCGCATCTGTTAAAGTTAAAATAGTTGTTTCTGAATTAATTATATCTCCATTTTTATATTTAATATTTTTAGCATAACCTCCAGTAGGAGTTATAATACTAATCTCTTTTAAGGGATTTATATCACCATTATAAATTTTAGTATTTTTAATATTTTGGATTTTTAATTCTTGAACCTTAACATCTTTGATAATTTCAGATTTTACCTCTTGAGTAGCTTTTTTATCTTTACATCCAACTAAAATTAGAGTAAAAAAAAGTGTAAGTAATATTTTATTCATTAAATCCTCCTGTATTATTTTAAAAGTGATAGATATTGTTGATAATATAAGAAGTAATCAAGTTGAGAGTTTATATGAGTAATTTGAGCCTCTCGAAGTTGTGATTCACTTTTTAAAAAATCAACAGAGTCAATAATTCTATTAGAAAATTTCTCTTTATCAATATTAAATGTTTCAAAAGCTGTTAAAAGAGCCTTTTCATTTGTAATAATAACTTCTTTAGCTGTTATTAAATCTAAATAAGCAGTTTTAATCTGTTTTTTTAATATCTCTAGTGAATCTATTTTTGAAATTTTTTGCTTTTCAATCTCTAAAGTTGACTCTTTATAACTATCAATGCTACTTCCAAAGTTAAAAATATCCCATTTAAAAGTAATCCCAACTCTCCATTCCCAGTCATTATTAGATTTTGAAAAACTTGACTCCTCTAAAGATTCATAACCGTACTCTAAATCTACTTTAGGAAGGAAACTGCTTCGATTACTTTTGGAATTATACTCACTAATTAAAATATTTTTATCTAGTTTTTTAGAAAGAGTACTATTTGATAAAGCTCTTTCAGTATCTTTTTTTAAATCAATATTTATTGGCATAAAATTTGAAAAATTCATTTCTTTTAAAGTTATATTTTCTTCAATATTTAACCCTAAAAGATTTTTTAAAGTAAGTTCTTGAGCAATAATATTATTTTTAATTTTAAGGATTGATGTTTCAGTTTGATATAATGATGTTTCAATTTTCAAAACTTCACTTTTATCGATAAGACTAAGATTGTAAAATTCTTGTTGTTTTTTTAATTCTTCTTGTTTCTCTTTTTGAGAAGTCTTATATACATTCAAAGTTTTCTTAAGTTGAAGACAGTTAATATAAGTTTGAATAACATCTAACTCTAAATTAATATTTTGAGTAGTATAGTTATTTTCTTCAAACTCTCTAAGAGCTTTACTACTTTTAATATTATAGTAAAGTTCACCACCTGTAAAAATAGGCTGTGATAAATAAATACCATTTTGAAAAGAACTATTTAAGTTTTTTGATTCATCATGATCAATGTACATAGTTTGTGCTCTAAGAGAGGGAAGAGCATTTTTAATTTTTACATTTTCATTTAATTTTTTTTGTTTTACAGTAATATTTTTTTCTTTGAGTTGTCGGTTGTTTTTTTTAGCTAAATCAATAGATTTATCCAATGTTAACTCTATAGAAAAAGTAACTATATTTAATGTTAAAAATAGTAGTAGATATTTTTTCATAGTTTCTCCTTATTAAAAATTAATTTCACAATATGAGATTATAAACTATAAAGTAAGTTGAGAGTCAAGAAATTTAGATAATCAAAATAATAAAAATAGAACTTTATTTGACAAAATGAATTTTAATAGGGTATATAAAGTTACTAAGAATTTGAATAAAATTCTAAAGAGGAAATACCGTCCGCCTATCTGAAAACAGATGACCGGGGTAGACTAAAAACGGAGGTATAACGTTATGGCTATCAAGTATGTTCCAGAACCATTTAGAATTAAAATGGTTGAAACAATTAAAATGACTACACCAGAAGAGAGAGCAGAAAAAATTAAAGAGGCTAATTATAATCTTTTTAATTTAAGAGGAGAGGATGTTTACATTGATTTATTAACGGATTCAGGAACTAATGCAATGAGTCAAGATCAATGGGCAGGGGTAATGAGAGGTGATGAAGCGTATGCAGGAGCTTCAAGTTATTTTAAATTAGTAAATACTGCTAAGGATATTTTTGGATATGAATTTATTCAACCAGTGCATCAAGGAAGAGCAGCAGAAAAAGTGTTATTTCCAACTTTTTTAAAGTCAGGACAATATGCAATTTCAAATATGTTTTTTGATACAACAAGAGCACATGTTATACTAGCAGGAGCAAGACCTTTAGATTGTGTAGTCCCAGAGGCAAAAGATCCAGGTAAAAGATCTAAATTTAAAGGAAATATGGATGTTGAAAAAATGGAAAAATTAATACAGGAGTATGGCCCGGAAAAAATAGGATTAGTAGTATTGACTATTACAAATAACTCTGCTGGTGGACAACCTGTTTCAATGAAAAATGCTCGAGAAGTCGCAGCTATTTGTAAAAAATATAATATACCATTAAATATAGATGCAGCACGTTATGCAGAAAATGCATATTTTATAAAAAGAGATGAGCCTGAATGTGCAAACATGTCGATAAAAGATAT
Encoded proteins:
- a CDS encoding efflux RND transporter periplasmic adaptor subunit, whose translation is MNKILLTLFFTLILVGCKDKKATQEVKSEIIKDVKVQELKIQNIKNTKIYNGDINPLKEISIITPTGGYAKNIKYKNGDIINSETTILTLTDAATEASYFEAEGTLIKSRSNYNTSKISFEKYKNLFEKKLISEELYLQSKNNMEQSLGELKIAEANFIRANDNYKRLFVKSDISGVITDLDIKNNEKISSNSKLLTVIENNIMEIKIAVNGEDIKNITPEKEAKVYISDLDKTVIGKVSEINLSADTNTKKYNIKIQIPNNDKSILKGMYGKVEMEQMEINGLFVPQEAVMIKDLYSYIAVIRDNQSIIYKVDRGISQGNLQEIYFENFKEGDKVVVQGQYLLNNNDKVREI
- a CDS encoding tryptophanase — translated: MAIKYVPEPFRIKMVETIKMTTPEERAEKIKEANYNLFNLRGEDVYIDLLTDSGTNAMSQDQWAGVMRGDEAYAGASSYFKLVNTAKDIFGYEFIQPVHQGRAAEKVLFPTFLKSGQYAISNMFFDTTRAHVILAGARPLDCVVPEAKDPGKRSKFKGNMDVEKMEKLIQEYGPEKIGLVVLTITNNSAGGQPVSMKNAREVAAICKKYNIPLNIDAARYAENAYFIKRDEPECANMSIKDIIKEMFSYADFFTMSAKKDTIVNMGGLIGVKNAVENADMILKIKANCISFEGFTTYGGLSGRDLEALAIGLLEGIDENFLRYRIGQMEYLASRLDDAGIIYQSPVGGHGVFVDASKIFPNIPFNEFPGQVLAIELYKEAGIRSCDIGSYMLGNDPDTNEQLEADFEFTRLAIPRRVYTQAHLDVIADALIAIKERAHEITRGYRITWEPPILRHFQASLEIIED
- a CDS encoding TolC family protein → MKKYLLLFLTLNIVTFSIELTLDKSIDLAKKNNRQLKEKNITVKQKKLNENVKIKNALPSLRAQTMYIDHDESKNLNSSFQNGIYLSQPIFTGGELYYNIKSSKALREFEENNYTTQNINLELDVIQTYINCLQLKKTLNVYKTSQKEKQEELKKQQEFYNLSLIDKSEVLKIETSLYQTETSILKIKNNIIAQELTLKNLLGLNIEENITLKEMNFSNFMPINIDLKKDTERALSNSTLSKKLDKNILISEYNSKSNRSSFLPKVDLEYGYESLEESSFSKSNNDWEWRVGITFKWDIFNFGSSIDSYKESTLEIEKQKISKIDSLEILKKQIKTAYLDLITAKEVIITNEKALLTAFETFNIDKEKFSNRIIDSVDFLKSESQLREAQITHINSQLDYFLYYQQYLSLLK